One stretch of Streptomyces sp. MMBL 11-1 DNA includes these proteins:
- a CDS encoding serine hydrolase produces MTGDMRKNGRAADGLDSRGGSGRTSDRDAAAGSRADGSGIARRRLGGGILALGGALALTPLPLAGTAAAVPGTGATDGTADTGADMESGAHRPTLRRGSAARAGLLQGPLDQLVRDAETYLADSPAHPWYAGAVLLAGRGGTVALHRPIGKAVRYAAYDEKTDTGVEFPPDQQIAMAEDTVFDLASISKLFTSLLAVQQIERGELELQAPVASYLPDFAGGGKQDVTVRHLLTHTSGFRSWIPLYQEPTREGKLRRLWEEVPASTPGSAYLYSDLNLISLQLILEKITGRPLDVLLRDEITAPLGMHRTRYNPPASWKPKIAATEDARLPWSGLDRGLVWGEVHDENAFSLDGVAGHAGVFSCAWDLAVLARTLLNRGVYGRSRILSEDSVDLLFTDFNTAFPGDEHGLGFELYQHWYMGAMATPRSAGHTGFTGTSLVLDPSTDTFLIVLGNSVHPVRSWRSGSAPRVAAANQLARAVPVRSERGRTAWFSGMASATTATLTLPALRLDSTRARLECALWWDTEPASDGLFLEASAGQEWQPVPFTTLAPGPGHRTGPQPHPAGSVTGWSGRVWHRLEADLAAWRGRDVTLRWRYATDRLYVGRGAYVDGLRVLDGHRTVFDAERSRDAGRIEATGWAPSAD; encoded by the coding sequence ATGACCGGGGACATGCGGAAGAACGGACGGGCCGCGGACGGCCTGGACTCGCGCGGAGGCTCCGGGCGGACCTCGGACCGCGACGCGGCGGCCGGCTCCCGCGCCGACGGGAGCGGCATCGCCCGGCGGCGGCTGGGCGGCGGGATACTGGCGCTGGGCGGTGCGCTCGCGCTGACGCCGCTTCCGCTCGCGGGCACGGCCGCGGCCGTGCCCGGCACAGGGGCGACGGACGGAACCGCGGACACGGGAGCGGACATGGAGTCAGGGGCGCACCGGCCCACGCTGCGGCGCGGCAGCGCCGCGCGCGCCGGGCTGCTCCAGGGGCCGCTGGACCAGCTCGTCCGGGACGCCGAAACCTATCTCGCCGACTCCCCCGCGCACCCGTGGTACGCGGGCGCGGTCCTGCTCGCCGGGCGGGGCGGAACCGTGGCGCTCCACCGGCCGATCGGCAAGGCGGTGCGCTATGCCGCGTACGACGAGAAGACCGACACCGGGGTGGAGTTCCCGCCGGACCAGCAGATCGCGATGGCCGAGGACACCGTCTTCGACCTGGCCTCGATCTCCAAGCTGTTCACCTCACTCCTGGCGGTCCAGCAGATCGAGCGCGGTGAACTGGAGCTTCAGGCCCCGGTCGCCTCGTACCTCCCGGACTTCGCGGGCGGCGGGAAGCAGGACGTCACGGTCCGTCACCTGCTCACGCACACCTCGGGTTTCCGTTCGTGGATCCCGCTCTACCAGGAGCCGACCCGGGAGGGGAAGCTCCGGCGGCTGTGGGAGGAGGTCCCGGCGAGCACTCCGGGCAGCGCGTACCTCTACTCCGACCTCAACCTCATCTCGCTGCAGCTCATCCTGGAGAAGATCACCGGCCGCCCGCTGGACGTTCTGCTCCGCGACGAGATCACCGCCCCGCTCGGGATGCACCGCACCCGCTACAACCCGCCCGCCTCCTGGAAACCGAAGATCGCGGCGACCGAGGACGCCCGGCTGCCCTGGTCCGGTCTGGATCGCGGGCTGGTCTGGGGCGAGGTGCACGACGAGAACGCGTTCAGCCTGGACGGGGTGGCGGGCCACGCCGGGGTGTTCTCCTGCGCCTGGGACCTCGCGGTCCTGGCCCGGACCCTCCTCAACCGCGGGGTCTACGGCCGCTCCCGCATCCTGTCCGAGGACTCGGTCGACCTGCTGTTCACCGACTTCAACACCGCGTTCCCGGGCGACGAACACGGGCTCGGCTTCGAGCTCTACCAGCACTGGTACATGGGCGCGATGGCGACGCCGCGCAGTGCGGGGCACACCGGATTCACCGGGACCAGCCTGGTGCTCGACCCGTCGACCGACACCTTCCTCATCGTGCTGGGCAACTCCGTCCACCCGGTGCGGAGCTGGCGCTCGGGCAGCGCGCCCCGGGTGGCGGCCGCCAACCAGCTGGCGCGGGCCGTTCCGGTCCGGTCCGAACGGGGGCGTACGGCGTGGTTCTCCGGGATGGCGAGCGCCACCACCGCCACCCTCACCCTGCCCGCCCTGCGTCTGGACTCCACACGGGCCCGCCTGGAGTGCGCGCTGTGGTGGGACACCGAACCGGCCTCCGACGGCCTCTTCCTGGAAGCGTCGGCGGGGCAGGAGTGGCAGCCGGTGCCGTTCACCACGCTGGCGCCGGGCCCCGGCCACCGCACGGGCCCGCAGCCGCACCCGGCGGGCTCGGTGACCGGCTGGTCGGGGCGCGTCTGGCACCGGCTGGAGGCGGACCTGGCGGCCTGGCGCGGCCGGGACGTCACCCTGCGCTGGCGCTACGCCACCGACCGGCTGTACGTGGGACGCGGCGCGTACGTGGACGGACTGCGGGTCCTCGACGGCCACCGCACGGTCTTCGACGCGGAACGGTCCCGGGACGCCGGCCGCATCGAGGCGACGGGCTGGGCACCCTCGGCGGACTGA
- a CDS encoding phytoene desaturase family protein, whose protein sequence is MPAPQSPAPRPPAGQPAAREASGPGTPARERYDAVIVGGGHNGLVAAAYLARAGQSVLVLERLDATGGAAISTRPFAGVDARLSRYSYLVSLLPDKIVRDLGLDFAVRKRTVSSYTPAVRDGRPTGLLVAGDGTRESFAALTGGEREYAAWQRFYAMTQRLATRVFPTLTEPLPSRNALRERIDDADAWRMLFEEPLGVAVEETFTDDLVRGVVLTDALIGTFADAHDASLLQNRCFLYHVIGGGTGDWDVPVGGMGALTDALAGAARAAGAEIRVRHEATRIETDGTHAEVTVRTPDGEHVVAARRVLVNASPQALATLLGDTPPPPAEGAQLKVNMLLTRLPRLRDRSVDPRQAFAGTFHIAEGYGQLADAYRDAAAGRLPAAPPSEIYCHSLTDPSILGPGLAALGYQTLTLFGLHAPARLFAADNDAARAALLRATLAELDAHLEEPVTDCLALDANGEPCIEAKTPLDLERDLRLPGGHIFHRDLSFPYADEGAGRWGVETAHANVLLCGAGAVRGGGVSGVPGHNAAMAALGR, encoded by the coding sequence ATGCCCGCACCCCAGTCACCCGCACCCCGGCCCCCCGCAGGTCAGCCCGCCGCCCGGGAGGCCTCCGGCCCCGGCACGCCCGCCCGCGAGCGCTACGACGCCGTGATCGTCGGCGGCGGCCACAACGGCCTGGTCGCCGCCGCCTACCTCGCCCGTGCCGGGCAGTCGGTCCTCGTCCTGGAACGTCTCGACGCCACCGGGGGCGCGGCGATCTCGACCCGCCCCTTCGCCGGGGTCGACGCCCGGCTCTCGCGCTACTCGTACCTGGTGTCCCTGCTGCCCGACAAGATCGTGCGGGACCTCGGCCTCGACTTCGCCGTACGCAAGCGGACCGTCTCCTCCTACACCCCCGCCGTGCGCGACGGACGCCCCACCGGGCTGCTCGTCGCGGGCGACGGGACCCGGGAGTCCTTCGCCGCGCTGACCGGCGGCGAGCGCGAGTACGCGGCCTGGCAGCGGTTCTACGCCATGACCCAGCGACTCGCGACACGGGTCTTCCCGACGCTCACCGAGCCGCTGCCGAGCCGGAACGCGCTGCGCGAGCGGATCGACGACGCCGATGCCTGGCGGATGCTGTTCGAGGAACCGCTCGGGGTGGCCGTCGAGGAGACCTTCACCGACGACCTGGTACGCGGGGTCGTCCTCACCGATGCCCTGATCGGCACCTTCGCCGATGCGCACGACGCCTCGCTGCTCCAGAACCGGTGCTTCCTCTACCACGTGATCGGCGGCGGTACGGGTGACTGGGACGTCCCCGTGGGCGGTATGGGCGCGCTCACCGACGCGCTGGCCGGGGCCGCCAGGGCGGCGGGCGCCGAGATCCGCGTACGGCACGAGGCGACCCGGATCGAGACCGACGGCACCCACGCAGAGGTCACCGTCCGCACCCCGGACGGGGAACACGTCGTCGCCGCCCGCCGGGTGCTCGTCAACGCCTCGCCGCAGGCCCTCGCCACCCTGCTCGGCGACACCCCGCCGCCGCCCGCCGAGGGCGCGCAGCTCAAGGTGAACATGCTGCTCACCCGGCTGCCCAGGCTCCGCGACCGGTCCGTCGACCCGCGGCAGGCCTTCGCCGGTACCTTCCACATCGCCGAGGGGTACGGGCAGCTCGCCGACGCCTACCGGGACGCGGCGGCCGGACGACTGCCCGCCGCCCCGCCCTCGGAGATCTACTGCCACTCGCTGACCGACCCGTCGATCCTCGGGCCCGGCCTCGCCGCGCTCGGCTACCAGACCCTGACCCTCTTCGGCCTGCACGCCCCGGCCCGGCTCTTCGCCGCCGACAACGACGCCGCCCGCGCGGCCCTGTTGCGGGCGACGCTGGCCGAACTGGACGCGCACCTGGAGGAGCCGGTCACCGACTGCCTGGCCCTCGACGCCAACGGCGAACCCTGCATCGAGGCCAAGACCCCGCTCGACCTGGAGCGCGATCTACGGCTGCCCGGCGGCCACATCTTCCACCGCGACCTCTCCTTCCCGTACGCGGACGAGGGCGCCGGGCGCTGGGGCGTGGAGACCGCGCACGCCAATGTGCTGCTCTGCGGGGCGGGCGCGGTGCGCGGCGGTGGGGTCAGTGGGGTTCCCGGCCACAACGCGGCGATGGCCGCGCTGGGCCGCTGA
- a CDS encoding serine/threonine-protein kinase encodes MADTRLIQSRYRLLELIGRGGMGEVWRARDESLGRQVAVKCLKPMGPQHDQAFTRVLRERFRREARVAAALQHRGVTVVHDFGEHDGVLYLVMELLDGHNLSQLLEENQQHPLPVDHVVDIAEQVADALGYTHRQGIVHRDLKPANIMRLTDGTVKICDFGIARLGHDIGMTSRLTTTGLAMGTPHYMSPEQISGKEVDHRSDLYSLGCVLYEIATGVPPFDQDDAWAVLVGHRDTPPEPLRTHRADLPGFFDRVVLDLLAKAPDERPVDAGDLRRRIVLGRSGEQPVLGPGPLALSGPGRPPAPRERALPAWTRSMTAGHRATGARGPGAQRPDPAAGLTGQWTTGATTAPHAVAPHAVAPHAVAPHSAASPYSSGSAVFAPAGPPAPGLLATLDGRHGAGIDLARLGRWEEAGEVHREVAAQRGRVLGPDHPDTLASRYELGLALSRTGRAEEGLREFTRAAEGRERALGADHPQTLAARQATAHALGRLGRHAEAHQVYEAVLAVRERVMGPDHPDTLRCRHNLAFNLNRLGRPEESWQLAREVADARARLLGPTHPDTLTTRYEVAYTLGRLGRWAEALETFQDVARARASTLGADHPDTFAARYEAGISLGRLGRDAEALELYRSLVADRTRTAGASDPETLRARHGLGVNLGRTGRWEEALAEAREVCALRERTLGPDHPDTVISRREVAAGLGWLGRWSEALVAYREVAEARGRVLGPDHPQTLAARDDEAHCLERLGRPTKAAGPDGT; translated from the coding sequence ATGGCGGACACCAGGCTGATCCAGAGCCGGTACCGACTGCTCGAACTGATCGGGCGCGGCGGCATGGGCGAGGTGTGGCGCGCCCGCGACGAGTCGTTGGGCCGTCAGGTCGCCGTGAAATGCCTCAAACCCATGGGCCCCCAGCACGACCAGGCGTTCACCCGCGTCCTGCGCGAACGCTTCCGGCGCGAGGCCCGGGTGGCGGCCGCCCTCCAGCACCGGGGTGTCACCGTCGTGCACGACTTCGGCGAGCACGACGGCGTGCTCTACCTCGTCATGGAGCTGCTCGACGGGCACAACCTGAGTCAGCTGCTGGAGGAGAACCAACAGCATCCCCTGCCCGTCGACCATGTCGTCGACATCGCGGAGCAGGTCGCCGACGCCCTCGGCTACACCCACCGGCAGGGCATCGTCCACCGCGACCTCAAGCCCGCCAACATCATGCGGCTGACCGACGGCACGGTGAAGATCTGCGACTTCGGCATAGCGCGCCTCGGCCACGACATCGGCATGACCTCCCGCCTCACCACCACCGGCCTCGCCATGGGCACCCCGCACTACATGTCGCCCGAGCAGATCAGCGGCAAGGAGGTCGACCACCGCAGCGACCTCTACTCGCTGGGCTGCGTCCTGTACGAGATCGCCACCGGCGTACCGCCGTTCGACCAGGACGACGCCTGGGCCGTACTCGTCGGACACCGTGACACCCCGCCGGAACCGCTGCGCACCCACCGTGCCGACCTGCCCGGCTTCTTCGACCGCGTCGTCCTCGACCTGCTCGCCAAGGCCCCCGACGAGCGGCCCGTCGACGCGGGCGACCTGCGCCGCCGCATCGTCCTCGGGCGCAGCGGCGAACAGCCCGTGCTCGGACCCGGGCCCCTCGCCCTGTCCGGCCCCGGACGGCCGCCGGCCCCGCGAGAGCGGGCCCTGCCCGCCTGGACCCGGTCCATGACCGCCGGACACCGCGCGACCGGGGCGAGGGGCCCCGGCGCCCAACGGCCGGACCCGGCGGCCGGACTGACGGGCCAGTGGACCACCGGCGCCACAACCGCCCCGCACGCCGTCGCCCCGCACGCCGTCGCCCCGCACGCCGTCGCCCCGCACTCCGCCGCCTCCCCGTACTCCTCCGGCTCCGCCGTCTTCGCGCCGGCCGGGCCCCCCGCCCCGGGCCTCCTGGCCACGCTCGACGGCCGCCACGGCGCGGGCATCGACCTCGCCCGCCTGGGCCGCTGGGAGGAGGCGGGCGAGGTGCACCGGGAGGTCGCCGCCCAGCGGGGCCGCGTCCTCGGCCCCGACCACCCCGACACCCTCGCCAGCCGTTACGAACTCGGCCTCGCCCTCAGCCGTACGGGCCGGGCCGAGGAAGGGCTGCGCGAGTTCACCCGGGCCGCCGAGGGCCGCGAGCGCGCCCTGGGCGCCGACCACCCCCAGACGCTCGCCGCCCGCCAGGCGACCGCCCACGCGCTGGGCCGGCTCGGGCGGCACGCCGAGGCCCACCAGGTGTACGAAGCGGTCCTCGCCGTCCGCGAACGCGTCATGGGCCCCGACCACCCCGACACCCTGCGCTGCCGCCACAACCTGGCGTTCAACCTCAACAGGCTGGGGCGGCCCGAGGAGTCCTGGCAGCTGGCCCGCGAGGTCGCCGACGCCCGCGCCCGGCTGCTCGGCCCGACGCACCCCGACACCCTCACCACCCGCTACGAAGTGGCGTACACCCTGGGCAGGCTGGGCCGCTGGGCCGAGGCGCTGGAAACCTTCCAGGACGTCGCCCGGGCCCGCGCGAGCACCCTCGGGGCCGATCACCCCGACACCTTCGCCGCCCGCTACGAGGCCGGCATCAGCCTCGGCCGGCTCGGCCGCGACGCGGAGGCCCTGGAGCTGTACCGGTCCCTGGTCGCCGACCGCACCCGGACCGCGGGCGCGTCCGACCCCGAGACGCTGCGCGCCCGCCATGGCCTCGGCGTCAACCTGGGGCGGACGGGCCGCTGGGAGGAGGCGCTCGCGGAGGCGCGCGAGGTCTGCGCGCTCCGGGAACGCACCCTGGGGCCCGATCACCCGGACACCGTGATCAGCCGCCGGGAGGTCGCCGCGGGGCTCGGCTGGCTCGGCCGGTGGAGCGAGGCGCTGGTGGCGTACCGGGAGGTCGCCGAGGCGCGCGGCAGGGTGCTCGGCCCCGACCACCCCCAGACGCTGGCGGCCCGCGACGACGAGGCGCACTGCCTGGAACGGCTCGGACGGCCGACGAAGGCCGCCGGACCGGATGGGACCTGA
- a CDS encoding oxygenase MpaB family protein, whose protein sequence is MNDAAPGRPDPGLFGPRSVTWQMHGDPMMWIAGIRALYLQALHPRAVRGVTQNSDFRRDAWGRLMRTASFVGTITYGTTDAAEQAGARVRRIHRVLKATDPDTGETYGVDEPELLLWVHCAEVDSYLRVQRRSGFPLTDAQADRYVDEHRTGARLVGLDPARVPATTAELAAYFDRVRPELAAGAEAADIDAFLRRPPVRPWLVPARALVWRRVAALAYQSLPPYAHELYGRPAPPAATVDRRLRATGAVLRAIPDRLRWQLPPGHILGAMARLGPDSRPAAYRLRRPAAILDGPGRGQR, encoded by the coding sequence ATGAACGACGCTGCTCCCGGACGACCCGACCCCGGGCTCTTCGGGCCCCGGTCGGTCACCTGGCAGATGCACGGCGACCCGATGATGTGGATCGCGGGAATCCGTGCCCTCTACCTCCAGGCACTCCACCCGCGCGCCGTGCGCGGAGTCACCCAGAACTCCGATTTCCGCCGGGACGCCTGGGGACGTCTCATGCGTACGGCCTCCTTCGTCGGCACCATCACCTACGGCACCACCGACGCCGCCGAACAGGCGGGCGCCCGGGTCCGCCGCATCCACCGCGTCCTCAAGGCCACCGACCCGGACACCGGGGAGACATACGGCGTCGACGAACCGGAACTGCTGCTCTGGGTGCACTGTGCCGAGGTCGACTCCTACCTCCGGGTCCAGCGCCGCTCCGGCTTCCCCCTCACCGACGCCCAGGCCGACCGGTACGTCGACGAACACCGCACCGGCGCCCGTCTCGTCGGCCTCGACCCCGCCCGAGTGCCCGCCACCACCGCCGAACTCGCCGCCTACTTCGACCGCGTACGCCCCGAGCTCGCCGCCGGGGCCGAGGCCGCCGACATCGACGCCTTCCTCCGCCGCCCGCCCGTGCGCCCCTGGCTCGTTCCGGCGCGCGCCCTGGTGTGGCGGCGGGTGGCGGCGCTCGCCTACCAGTCCCTGCCTCCGTACGCCCACGAGCTGTACGGCAGGCCGGCCCCGCCGGCGGCCACCGTCGACCGGCGGCTGCGCGCCACCGGCGCCGTGCTGCGCGCGATCCCGGACCGGCTGCGCTGGCAACTGCCGCCCGGCCACATCCTCGGGGCGATGGCACGGCTGGGCCCCGACAGCCGCCCCGCCGCGTACAGACTCCGCCGGCCGGCCGCCATACTGGACGGGCCAGGGAGGGGACAGCGCTAG
- a CDS encoding MFS transporter has product MRLFANRDYRRLFSAQIIALFGTGLATVALGLLAYDLAGPSAGAVLGTALTVKMVMYVVIAPIAAAYVDRFPRRTLLTLLDAVRAVVVLALPFVTEVWHIYLLVGLLQAASAAFTPTFQAVIPDIVTEESDYVRALSASQVASTMESLLSPVLAAVALAFLSFDRLFLGTSAGFLLSALLVLSARIPEARPTAHTRAWDKATAGIRTFLRTPRLRGVMALNLAVAAAGSIVVVSTVNYVRDELGGSQSAVAWMLAASGSGTLLAALALPRVLDRVAARTVMVTGAGVLVGGTAAAVALVAAGLTTWTGTAIVWALIGIGMALVITPTGQVLRGSVAPNAVPGVFAAQFSLSHLAWLITYPIAGWLGSDAGFAAAWSALAALAGAGALGALLLWPRHDGRGAATGPVAPVGAGRPAADRSTMSRAA; this is encoded by the coding sequence ATGCGCCTGTTCGCCAACCGCGACTACCGCCGCCTGTTCAGCGCCCAGATCATCGCCCTCTTCGGCACCGGACTGGCCACCGTGGCGCTCGGGCTGCTCGCCTACGACCTCGCCGGTCCGAGCGCCGGCGCCGTCCTCGGCACCGCCCTGACCGTCAAGATGGTCATGTACGTGGTCATAGCGCCGATCGCCGCCGCGTACGTCGACCGCTTCCCCAGAAGAACCCTCCTGACCCTCCTCGACGCGGTGCGCGCCGTGGTGGTCCTGGCCCTGCCGTTCGTCACGGAGGTCTGGCACATCTACCTGCTGGTCGGTCTGCTCCAGGCCGCGTCCGCGGCGTTCACCCCGACGTTCCAGGCCGTCATACCCGACATCGTCACCGAGGAGTCCGACTACGTACGCGCCCTGTCCGCCTCGCAGGTCGCCTCGACCATGGAGAGCCTCCTCTCCCCCGTACTGGCAGCGGTCGCCCTGGCGTTCCTGAGCTTCGACCGGCTGTTCCTGGGCACCTCCGCCGGCTTCCTCCTCTCCGCCCTGCTGGTGCTGTCGGCGCGCATCCCCGAAGCCCGCCCCACCGCCCATACCCGGGCATGGGACAAGGCGACGGCAGGGATCAGGACCTTCCTCCGGACACCGCGACTGCGCGGCGTCATGGCGCTCAATCTCGCGGTCGCGGCGGCGGGGTCGATCGTCGTCGTCAGTACCGTCAACTACGTCCGCGACGAGCTCGGGGGCTCGCAGTCGGCCGTCGCGTGGATGCTCGCCGCCTCCGGCAGCGGAACGCTTCTGGCCGCCCTCGCGCTGCCCCGGGTGCTCGACCGGGTCGCCGCCCGGACGGTCATGGTGACCGGTGCCGGAGTCCTCGTCGGCGGCACGGCCGCCGCGGTGGCACTCGTCGCGGCCGGCCTGACCACCTGGACCGGCACGGCGATCGTCTGGGCCCTGATCGGCATCGGCATGGCGCTGGTCATCACCCCGACCGGCCAGGTCCTGCGCGGCTCGGTCGCACCGAACGCGGTCCCCGGGGTCTTCGCGGCCCAGTTCTCGCTGTCACACCTCGCCTGGCTGATCACCTACCCCATCGCCGGATGGCTCGGCAGCGACGCCGGCTTCGCCGCCGCCTGGTCCGCCCTCGCGGCGCTCGCCGGGGCGGGTGCGCTCGGCGCCCTCCTCCTGTGGCCGCGCCACGACGGGCGGGGCGCCGCGACCGGGCCCGTGGCACCCGTCGGGGCCGGGCGTCCCGCCGCGGACCGGTCAACCATGTCCAGGGCCGCGTAG
- a CDS encoding MFS transporter gives MSAPSATPSPRRWTALALIALAQFTVIMDTSIIGVALPKMQVDLGFSPEGLSWVFNAYVVAFGGLLLLGGRLSDLFGAKRIFVAGWTVMASGSLVAGLASQIWVELTGRALQGVGAALIAPAALTLLMTLFGSRPEELTKALALYGAAAPAGGTAGVFLGGMITEYASWPWVFYINIPIALVVLALTPAVMPSSPVRRGSVDLAGAATVTVGLATAVYAIVRAPETGWGSAETWLVLPAGLALIAAFVAIQSKRREPLMRLGIWRAPGLAGANIAQLLMAAAWIPMWFFLNLYLQQVLGLGAFASGAALLPMTVAIMIMMIVLAPRLMARFGSKPLIVTGLLALAAGMLWLSFARADGTFWVDVLPASLLAAAGMSLAFIPSLGTALSSARPEEGGLASGIVNTSYQVGSALGLAAMTAVSAAYGARELGNPEALTNGFSAAFIGAAVLAAVGAVASLLTLHGAPSQGSAPDEKQPA, from the coding sequence ATGTCAGCTCCATCCGCCACTCCCAGTCCACGCCGCTGGACAGCGCTCGCCCTCATAGCCCTGGCCCAGTTCACGGTCATCATGGACACGTCCATCATTGGCGTGGCTCTCCCCAAGATGCAGGTGGATCTGGGCTTCTCCCCCGAAGGCCTGTCCTGGGTGTTCAATGCTTACGTCGTCGCCTTCGGCGGGCTCCTCCTGCTCGGCGGGCGGCTCTCCGACCTGTTCGGCGCCAAGCGGATCTTCGTCGCCGGCTGGACCGTGATGGCCTCGGGATCCCTGGTCGCGGGCCTCGCCTCCCAGATCTGGGTCGAACTGACCGGGCGCGCCCTCCAGGGCGTCGGCGCCGCGCTGATCGCCCCGGCCGCCCTGACGCTGCTGATGACGCTCTTCGGCTCCCGCCCCGAGGAGCTGACCAAGGCGCTGGCCCTGTACGGCGCGGCGGCTCCGGCGGGCGGCACCGCAGGCGTCTTCCTCGGCGGCATGATCACCGAGTACGCCAGCTGGCCCTGGGTGTTCTACATCAACATCCCGATCGCCCTGGTCGTGCTGGCCCTCACCCCGGCGGTCATGCCCTCCTCCCCCGTCCGCCGAGGATCCGTCGACCTCGCCGGAGCGGCCACCGTCACCGTGGGACTGGCCACCGCCGTCTACGCCATCGTCCGCGCCCCCGAAACCGGCTGGGGTTCGGCCGAGACCTGGCTCGTCCTGCCGGCCGGCCTGGCGCTGATCGCCGCGTTCGTCGCCATCCAGTCGAAGCGCCGTGAGCCGCTGATGCGGCTGGGCATCTGGCGGGCCCCCGGCCTGGCCGGAGCGAACATCGCCCAGCTGCTCATGGCCGCCGCGTGGATCCCCATGTGGTTCTTCCTCAACCTGTACCTCCAGCAGGTCCTGGGGCTGGGCGCGTTCGCCTCGGGCGCGGCCCTGCTGCCCATGACGGTCGCCATCATGATCATGATGATCGTCCTGGCGCCCCGCCTGATGGCCCGCTTCGGGAGCAAGCCGCTGATCGTCACCGGCCTGCTGGCCCTCGCGGCAGGCATGCTGTGGCTGTCGTTCGCCCGGGCGGACGGCACCTTCTGGGTCGACGTCCTGCCCGCCTCCCTGCTGGCCGCGGCCGGCATGTCGCTGGCGTTCATTCCCTCCCTCGGCACCGCACTGTCCAGTGCGCGCCCCGAGGAAGGCGGCCTGGCCTCCGGCATCGTCAACACCAGCTACCAGGTCGGCTCCGCTCTCGGACTGGCCGCGATGACGGCCGTGTCAGCGGCGTACGGCGCCCGCGAACTCGGCAACCCCGAAGCGCTCACCAACGGGTTCTCCGCCGCCTTTATCGGCGCGGCGGTCCTCGCCGCCGTCGGCGCGGTCGCGTCACTGCTCACCCTGCACGGGGCCCCCTCGCAGGGCTCCGCCCCCGACGAGAAGCAGCCCGCCTAG
- a CDS encoding alpha/beta fold hydrolase gives MSMPHRLIGSGDHRVLVLHDWFGTSSGWGPFLDCLDGDVFSYAFLDYRGYGDRTGVPGAYTLAEIAADALALADELGWETFSLIGHSMGGKAAQQVLAQAPRRVRKLVGLAPVPAGVYPLDRDGEALFYGAAQDRDKRRAIVDLVTGRRAPGVWLDLMVDRSLEWSTRDAFGGYVRDWVTADLTERIAGNPVPVKVIVGEHDLALTADAMRATWLSHYPNAELEEIANSGHYPMYETPLALATSVETFLRA, from the coding sequence ATGAGCATGCCGCACCGTCTGATCGGTTCCGGAGACCACCGCGTGCTGGTGCTCCACGACTGGTTCGGGACCAGCTCCGGCTGGGGCCCCTTCCTGGACTGCCTGGACGGCGACGTGTTCAGCTACGCCTTCCTCGACTACCGGGGCTACGGCGATCGCACCGGCGTCCCCGGGGCGTACACGCTCGCCGAGATCGCCGCCGACGCCCTCGCCCTGGCCGACGAACTCGGCTGGGAGACGTTCTCCCTCATCGGCCACTCCATGGGAGGCAAGGCGGCCCAGCAGGTGCTGGCCCAGGCTCCGCGAAGGGTTCGCAAGCTGGTCGGTCTGGCCCCCGTCCCCGCCGGGGTCTATCCGCTGGACCGCGACGGGGAGGCGCTGTTCTACGGTGCCGCGCAGGACCGCGACAAGCGACGGGCCATCGTGGACCTGGTCACCGGACGACGTGCGCCCGGGGTGTGGCTCGACCTGATGGTCGACCGCTCGCTGGAGTGGTCGACCCGCGATGCGTTCGGCGGTTACGTGCGGGACTGGGTCACGGCGGACCTCACGGAACGGATCGCCGGCAACCCCGTACCGGTCAAGGTCATCGTCGGCGAGCACGATCTCGCCCTGACGGCCGACGCCATGCGCGCCACGTGGCTCAGCCACTATCCGAACGCCGAACTGGAGGAGATCGCCAACAGCGGCCACTACCCCATGTACGAGACTCCTCTGGCCCTGGCGACCAGCGTCGAGACGTTCCTGCGCGCTTGA